TTGTTGAACGAGACCGACAGGCGTGCAATGTCGTCCTCGCCCCGGACGACCATCCGCTCCTCGAGCCGGCCGTCGGCGAGCCTCTCGGCGATGCGCCGCGCGAGCCGGACCGGCGTGACGACCTGGCGCGTCACCAGCCACGCGACCCCGGACGAGAGCAGCACCAGCGCGAGGCCGGCGTAGAGCAGCGAGTTGCGCACCAGGGCCAGCGTGCGCTCCTGGTCGGCCATCGAGAACGCGTAGTACAGGGCGTACGTCTGCGTGCCGTCCGGCATGCGCAGGACGTCGCCCACGAGGATCGCGGCGGGCTGCTCGTCGGTGTCCTCGATCTGCATGCGCGTGAACGTGTACGCGACGCCGTCGCCCTCGGCGACCGCGCGCGCGAGGTCGTCGGGGATCGTCTGCGGCGCGATCCCCGAGGAGGACACCACTGCCGCCTCGCCGTCACCCGTGTTGTCGAGCGGGCCTTCGAGGAGCACCTGGTACGACGGTGGCGAGCCCGCCCTCGAGGCGAGGTCGTTGACGAGCGTGCGCAGCGCCTCCGGCTCGGACGACGCGTCGGAGATCGCACTGACGTCCAGAGCCTGCTGCGCGGCGGAGAAGCCGGCGCGCGCCTCGGAGAGCGCGACGGTCTTGCGCGCCTCGACCATGCCGTCGGCGACGCCTTGGAGCATCAGCCACCCGACGCCTCCGATCACCAGCGCGCTGATCGCCATCGTCGTGATGACGACGCGCGCCTGGATCGACCGGCGCCACAGCGACACCGCCGGGAGCAGCGCCTGACGCACCCGCAGCAGCCCTCGACGCAGCCAGCTCGGCGCCCGCCACGCCATGGGCGTCAGGAACCGCCCGCCTTGTAGCCGACCCCGCGCACCGTGACGATGACCGTCGGGTTGTCAGGATCGGGCTCGACCTTCGAGCGGAGCCGCTGGACGTGCACGTTGACGAGTCTCGTGTCGGCCGCGTGACGGTAGCCCCAGACGCGCTCGAGCAGCACCTCGCGCGTGAACACCTGCCGCGGGCTGCGTGCCAGGCACACCAGGAGGTCGAACTCCAGCGGGGTCAGGGACAGCTCCTCGGAGCCACGGCGCACCGCGTGGCCGCGGACGTCGATCTCGAGGTCGGAGATCGACAGCAGCTCCGGGTCGGGCTGGTGGTGGACCCGGGTCCGTGCCCGGACCCGAGCGATCAGCTCCTTGGGCTTGAACGGCTTGACGACGTAGTCGTCGGCACCGGACTCGAGACCCAGGACGACGTCGACCGTGTCGCTCTTGGCGGTCAGCATCACGATCGGCACGCCGGACTCGGCGCGGATGTGCCGGGCGACGTCGATGCCGTTCATGCCCGGCAGCATCACGTCGAGCAGGACCAGGTCGGGCTGGTAGGTGCGGAAGGCCTCCACCGCCGCAGTGCCGGTCGACGCCACCGCGGTGTCGAAGCCCTCAGCACGCAGCACGATCGTGAGCATCTCCGCCAGCGCCCGGTCGTCGTCGACGACCAGGATCTTGCCGCCGGAGCGTACGGGTGCCGGCGGCTCCTCGCGGGCCGCCGGCTCCCTGACAGCGTCGTTGCCGTCCACGCCAGATCTCCTCGCCTGTTCTCCTCGGCCAATCGCCTCAGTAGCGGTAGTGATCGGACTTGTAGGGGCCCTCGACCGCGATGCCGAGGTAGTCGGCCTGGTCGGCGCTCAGCTCCGTCAGCTCGACACCGAGAGCGTCGAGGTGCAGGCGTGCGACCTCCTCGTCGAGGTGCTTCGGCAGCGTGTAGACGCCGACCGGGTAGGCCTCGTTCTTGGTGAAGAGCTCGATCTGCGCCAGCACCTGGTTGGTGAAGGAGTTCGACATCACGAACGACGGGTGGCCGGTCGCGTTGCCGAGGTTGAGCAGACGGCCCTCGCTCAGCACGATGACGGTGTTGCCGCTGGGAACGGTCCACAGGTCGACCTGCGGCTTGACGTTCTTGTGGGTCACGCCCGGCGTCGCGCTGAGGCCGGCCATGTCGATCTCGTTGTCGAAGTGGCCGATGTTGCCGAGGATCGCCTGGTGCTTCATCCGGCCGATCTGCTCGGCGGTGACGACGTCCTTGTTGCCGGTCGCGGTGATGACGATGTCGGCGTGCTCGATCACGGAGTCGAGGCGCGCGACCTGGTAGCCGTCCATGGCTGCCTGGAGCGCGCAGATCGGGTCGATCTCGGTGACGATGACGCGGGCACCCTGGCCGCGCAGCGACTCCGCGCAACCCTTGCCGACGTCGCCGTAGCCGCAGACGACGGCGACCTTGCCGCCGATGAGGACGTCGGTGGCGCGGTTGATGCCGTCGATGAGCGAGTGGCGGCAGCCGTACTTGTTGTCGAACTTCGACTTCGTGACCGAGTCGTTGACGTTGATCGCCGGGAACAGGAGGCTGCCCTCCTTGAACCGCTCGTAGAGGCGGAGGACGCCGGTGGTCGTCTCCTCGGTGACGCCCTGGACGCTGTTGCCCACGCGGGTCCAGCGCTGCGGGTCGACCTCGAGGCTGCGCCCGAGGACCCGCAGGACCTCCTTGAGCTCGGCGTTGTCGGTCGTGTCGGGGGACGGCACCGCGCCGGCCTTCTCGTACTCGACACCGAGGTGGAGCAGGAGGGTGGCGTCGCCGCCGTCGTCGAGGATCATGTTGGGGGTCTCGCCGTTCGGCCAGACCAGGATCTGCTCGGCGAGGTCCCAGTACTCGGCGAGCGTCTCGCCCTTCCACGCGAACACGGGGACGCCCTGCGGGTCGTCGACGGTGCCGGTGCGGCCGACGACGACGGCAGCGGCCGCCTCGTCCTGCGTGGAGAAGATGTTGCAGCTGGCCCAGCGCACGTCGGCGCCGAGGTCGACGAGGGTCTCGATGAGGACGGCGGTCTGCACCGTCATGTGGAGCGAGCCCGCGATGCGTGCTCCGGCGAGCGGCTTCGAGTCGCCGAAGCGCTCACGCATCGCCATGAGCCCGGGCATCTCGTGCTCGGCGAGCGTAATCTCAGTGCGGCCGCGATCGGCCAGGGTCAGATCAGCAACCGAAAAGTCCATTGCACCATCGTAGCGGCGCACCGCACACGGACCACGCGCGCGGCCACGGCGAGCTCAGCGCCCGAGCCCGATCCCGAGGTACGCGGCCGTGTATCCGCCGGTCGCGACGAGCGACGCGTAGCGTGCGAGATCGCCACCCTCACCCGCGAAGACCTCGTCGTGCCGCGCGCCGTGACGGGCCGCCGCGCCGAGGATGTTGCCGCGATCGATGCGGACCGAGGGCGCCTCCACCCGGTCGTCGAGGAGGACGAGGGCAGAGGCCGGACGACTCGCCACCGGGTCCTCGAAGGGGTCGGCGAACAGGTCACGGGGCGGGTTCGCGTCGAGCACCGCGACGATGTCGTCCGCCTCGGCGGCGAGCGCAGCCTGTCCCGACGCACGTCGCAGCCCTTCCGCCCACCGGCGTGCCGCGCGAGCGGCGAGAACGCTCCCGCCCCACAGCAGCGGGACGTCGTCACCGATGCTGCTGGCGAGCTGCTTCGTACGGTTGGTGCCGAGGTCGACGTACGGCGAGGAGGAGAGCGCCACCTCGTCGAGCGCCTGCGCGACCTCCTCGGTCTCGAACGGCGCCGCGAGCCCGGCAGCGGCGAGGGCCTGGATCGTCACGACGGCGACAGCGAGCGGATCGGCCGTCGCGGTCGGGACGAGGGTCGTCCAGCGCGACGCCGCGACCTCGGCGAGGGGCGACGTCGCGACGGTGACGACGAGCAACGGGCAGCCGCGCCGGATCGCCTCCGCGGCAGCCGCGTGCACGCCAGGACCGTCCGGTGCGCCGAGGGCGACGACGAGGTCGAGGCTCCCGGCCCAGCCGGGGAGCCCGGGACCGGGCCACGCCACGAACGGGACGGGGCACGCCGGCTCGAGCACGGCCCTGACGAGCCGTGCAGCGGGCCCCACCGCGACGACGGCACGCGGACGCTGGTCGGCGTCACCGACGAGGCTCCCGATCGCCTCCTGCGCCGTGTGCGCGTCCAGCCGAACCCGCGCACCGCACCCCGCCAGGTCGCGCAGGACGCCGTCGGCACGCGTCAGCGCGCTCTCGTCGTCCAGCAGCGCGTCGTCGAACATCGCACTCGCCGCCGACGTCAGTCCGTGAGGCTGCGGGCCTCGCCCACGAGCATCACCGGGATGTCGTCGCGGACGGGGTAGGCGAGGCGGCACATGTTGCAGACCAGCTCGTCGCGGTCGACGTCGACCGCGAGCGTGGCGCGGCACTGCGGGCAGACGAGGATCTCCAGCAGCGCGGGATCGAGGTTCACGAGGTTGCCTCCTGGCGGATGAGGGTGAGGACGGCGTCGCGGACCGACTCCATCGTCGCCTCGTCGTCGGCCTCGACGTTGAGACGGAGCAGCGGCTCGGTCTGCGAGCTGCGCAGGTTGAACCACCAGTCTGCGGCCGTGACCGTCAGGCCGTCGAGCCGGTCCTGCTCGTGATCCGCGTACGCCGCCGCGACCCGCGCCGTCACAGCACCGGCGTCGGCGACGCGGGAGTTGAGCTCGCCCGACGACGGGTAGCGCTCGAACTCGGCGATGACCTGCGACAGCGGCGAGCCGGACTCGCTCGTCGCGGCGAGCACGTGGAGCGCGGCCAGCATGCCGGAGTCGGCGAGGAAGAAGTCGCGGAAGTAGTAGTGGCCGGAGTGCTCCCCGCCGAACACGGCCCCGGTGCGTGCCATCTCCGCCTTGATCAGCGAGTGGCCCACAGGGGTACGGACCGGCGTGCCGCCGTTCTCGACGATCACCTCGCGCACGGCACGTGAGGTGATGACGTTGTGCAGGATCGTCTCGCCGGGGTGCTTCGCGAGCTCGCGCGCGGCGATCATCGCCGTGACCGCCGACGGCGACACGAGCTCGCCCCTCTCGTCGACGACGAAGCAACGGTCCGCGTCGCCGTCGAACGCGAGGCCGATGTCTGCGCCCTGCTCGCGCACCGCCTTCTGGAGGTCGACCAGGTTCGCGGGGTCGAGCGGGTTGGCCGGGTGGTTCGGGAACGTCCCGTCGAGCTCGAGGTAGAGGCCGTCGACCTCCACGTCGAGGCGTGCGAGGACCGCGGGTGCGATCAGCCCGCCCATGCCGTTCGCGGCGTCGACCACGACCCGAAGCGGCCGCCGACCGGCCGGGACGCCCACGAGGGCGATGACGCGCTCGACGTACGCGGTCAGGGCGTCGCGCTCGGTCACGGCACCCGCGGCGTCGGCAGGCTCGACGCCCGCTACCGCGCGTTCGGCGATCGCCGACAGGCCGGTGTCGCGACCGATCGGACGAGCGCCAGCACGGCACAGCTTGAGCCCGTTGTCGCCGCTGGGGTTGTGGCTCGCGGTGACCATGATCCCGGGCATGTCCCACTCGCCCGACGCGAAGTAGAGCATGTCGGTCGACGCGAGACCGATCGCGACCACGTCGGCCCCGGTGCTCGTGATTCCGTCGGCGAGCGCCTCGGCGATCTGCGGCGAGGTGACGCGCATGTCGTGCCCGACGACGACCGAGCCGGCCGTCCTGTCCGGACGTGCCGCGACGCCGGTCTCGACGGCGAAGGCCGCACCGAGTGCCCGAGCCACGTCGGCGTCGAGCACCTCGGGCGAGGCGCCGCGCACGTCGTACGACTTCACGAGGGACGCGAGGCGCGCGGCGAGGGTCTGCTGGTCCATGTGGTTCAGTCCTGGGGTCCGAGGACGCGGAGGTGACCGCGTCGGTTGCTCTCTGCTGGCGCCGCGACCGGCGGCGGCGCCTGTGCTGCCTCTCGAACCGCGTCTGCGAGCGCCTCGAGGTCGTGCGACGAAGGTGCCTGCGCGGCCGCGAGGTCGATCTCGAGCCGGAGCACCTCCCACCCCTTCGGCGCCGACAGGCGCAGGGCGTGGTCCTCGCAGAGATCGTAGCTGTGGGGCTCGGCGTAGACCGCCAGCGGGCCGAGGACCGCGGTCTTGTCGGCGTACACGTAGGTCAGGGTCGACACGGCGGGGCGGAGGCACGCCGGACGAGTGCATCGACGCTGGGGGCTCACAACGCTGAGAGTAACGTGCCGGCCGCCGACGGCCTGATGCGGCGCTCCGTGCGGTCGGCGCCTCCGCACCGCTGTGCGGAGGCCCGGCTGCTTGCGACGACACACCCGTCGCGGTAGGACGGTCCCATGGCCCGACGGAGCAACCCGCGCGTGGAACCCCTGACCGGTCCGCGCGGCGGTCGCCGCCGTGACCGCCGGGGCCGTGGGTTCCGCGGACCGGTGGCCGTGCCCGGGCCGTTGTCTCCGCGCGGCGTCCCCGGCGGCTGGGACCACGGCTCCCAGTTCGACACCGCCGTCCTGGGTGCGCTGGCGAGGCTGCGACCGTCGCACGCGGCCGCGCTCGCGGAGCTCGACGTCGCGGTCGAGGACGTCCCGGTCCTCCCCCGCCGCTGGCGCGACGACGTCCCCCTCGGCACCGTCGTACCCGACCACGAGCGGGCGCGGGTCGTACTCTTCCGGCACCCGATCCAGCACCGTGCGGAGACCCGCGCCGACCTCGACGACCTCGTTCTCAGCGTGCTCGTCGACCAGCTTGCGACGCTGTGGCGCTGCGAGCCCGAGGACATCGATCCCCGGGCCTGAACCTCAGGGCGCAGCCGGCTTGACGACCGGGGCCGCCTCGCGGACCGGAGCAGGCAGGAGCGGTGTCACCGCGAAGCCTCCGGTCTCGTACGCGGCCGCTGCGCGCACGGCGCCACCGGTGGCCTCGACCGTGAGGTAGGCGACGTCGTCGGCGTCGACCCCGACGCCACCGGCGCCGAACGGGTCGAGCGTCGTCGTCGCGCCGGCGGGCGACTCGAGCTCCGTGTTGCCGACCTCGGTGCCGTCCTCGGCGTGCGCCGTGACCCGGACCGTCGACGGCTGGTCGCCGGCGGGAGTCACCATCAGGCGCGTCGAGCCGGGCGCCAGCGCGCGACCCACCTGAACGGGCACGACCGCGGTGTCCTCCCAGGCGACGGTGGCGACGGAGTAGCCGACGTCGCTGCCGACGGTGGTGCGCACCGAAGCCGTCACGGGTACGTCGGAGGTGAGTCGCACCGCGTACGCGCGGGGGCTGATGTCGGCGGGGAGGCGTACGGAGGTCACCGACTGCGGCGCGACGTCCACCGACTCGAGGCCGGTCGGGGTGAAGAGACCGTCCTTGGTCGCGATCGACAGCCCGACGGTCGCCGTCCGGTCGGAGGGGTTGGCGACCAGCAGCGTCCGGGCGCTGCGTCCCGCGGGGACGCCCGCCACCGTCACGTCGTTCGCCGGGAGCGCGGAGCTGGGGAGGAACTCGCTGCCGGCGGGAGCGGTGACGCCCGACCGCGAGACGTCGACGGCGGCTGCGGCGACCGCGCCGCGACGTACGACGGCACGGACGGCGAGCTCCGGCGAGCCCGACGTGAGCTGCGCGAGCCGGACGACCTTCGAGGTGCCCGGGTCGACGGTGATGCCGCTCGTCCCGACGCCGTCGACCTCGCCCGCGTCGCCGTACAGGGTGAGGTCGACGACGCCCGGCGACGTCGACGTGTTCGTCAGCACCAGCGCGGTGCTGTGCTCAGCGGTGCTGCCCGCTCCGACGAACCACCGCTCGGGCAGCGGGCGCGGGCACGCGCCGACGGCCAGGCCGCCACCGTCCCCGCTGCTCGCCCTCGCTGCGGAGTACGCCACGGTCCCGGGTGCTTGCGGCCCCGTGACGTCCACGAGCAACGACGCCGTCTTCTGGCCGGCAGCGGCCGTCGCCCACGTCCCGCGCGGTGCATCGGCGAGCGCGGCGACGGGGTCGGCGCCGGGGAGCCGGACGACCGTGCGGGAACCGCCGTCGACCGCCGCACCAGGAAGGGTTCCGACCGCGACGGTGGTCGGCGACGACTCCCCCGCGTGGGTGAATGCGGGGCACCCGTAGGCCAGCATCGAGACCTTCTCGGCCGACGGCGGCGCAGGGGCGTCGCCGCTCGACGCGGTGCGCACCTCGCCGACCACGAGCAGCAGCGCAGCGAGCAGGATGGCGCCGATGACCAGGCGTCCCGACTGGGCGCCCAGCGCGATCGCCGCCGAGGTCGTCTCGACGACCTGGTCCTTGACGCGGCGGCCACCGGCCTTGCGCTTCGGCGTGCGGGGACTCATCGGACCTCCCTCGCTCGACCGGGCGCCGCGGCGATCGTGACGACCACGAGCAGCCCGAGCTGGACGTAGGCCAGGATCGGACGGATCGCCGAGTCCGGTGCATCGACCCGACCCGACTCGGTGGTGAACGTCCACACCCGCGAGCCCTCAGGGCTGCCGGAAGGCTTGAGACCCGGGACGATCTCGAGCGCGTCGACGAGGGCGGGATCGGCAGGTGCCGGGACGTAGATCGCCTGGATGCCGTACTGGCCGATGCGCTCGAGCACGCCGGTGGACGGGTTGGTGAGCAGCCGACGGACGTCGGTGTCGAGGTCGCGGAACGCTTCGGGCGGCGGCATCACGGCTTCGTCACCGAGCCGAGTGCCGTCTCCTGCCACCACCTGCTGGAACACGCCCTCCTCGCGCGACCCGGTGAGGACGAGCGTCGAGGACCCGTCGGCGGCACGGTCCGCGAGATAGGCGGGCACCTCCGTGATCGGGCCCCGCTCGAGCGGGTCGTCGACGCTGCGGACGACCCACCAGCCGGTGGCGAGCAGCGGACCGGCGATCGCGACCACGACCCCGATGGCATAGGCGCGGCGGCGCAGCGGGCGCTCCGCCCACCGCTCGGTCAGGCCGTCTGCCGCCATCCCCGCTGCAGCGGCAAGGGCGGCGACCCACAGCGTGGCGGGCACGCCGACCCATGCGGGTCCGGACGAGATGCCATCGGTGAACCGCGCCCCGGCACCGAGGCTCGCCCAGGCGAGACCCCACAGGCCTGCTGCCCAGGCGACGAGGACGCCGGCCCGGCGATCGGTGCGCATCAGCGCGAGCAGGCCGAGGAGCACCAGCGCTCCGGTCGCGTACGTCGCCGCGCCTGGTCCGCCGGCGTGCCCGAGGGCGAGCTGCCAGGTCGGCGGGTCGAGGTCTCCGACGCCGGCGTCGGCGCGTCCGGCCTCCCACCACCAGGCGCCCGGGTTCAGCGCGCGGGTCCACATCCAGGACCCCAGCAGGGCCCACGGGACCAGCAGCGCCGTGGCGATGCTCGGCCACCCGCGGCGGCGCAGGAGGACCCCGCCGGCGAGGAGCAGCGGCGCGGCGGTCAGCACGTACGTCAGGGGTGCGAACGCGGTCGCCAGCGTCAGCCACAGCCCGAGACGCAGGCCGTCGGTGACCCGAGGACGTGTCGTGAGCAGGTAGGCCGAGTTGACGATCGCGGGGGCGGCGGCGAGTGCCACCACGGAGCCGATCCGACCCTGGGCGACGGCACCGGAGGTCGCCACGAGGATGCCGTAGGTGGCGCCCCACCAGAGCGCGATCCACGGCGAGGCGAACAGTCGGCGCGCGAGGCGGTGGGCGGTCAGTGCGGCGAGGACGGAGCCGGCGAGCAGCACGACGGAGACGGCGAGATCGGCGTTGCCGCCGAAGAGCGTCCCGAGCAGCGCCAGCGGGACCACATAGCCCGGCGCCGCGACGTCGCTGCCGATGCTCACGTCGTGGGAGCCGGACGTGAACAGCGACCACCAGGCTCCGGCGCTGTCCGGTGCCGGGAGCAGCGCGCCGCCGGCCAGGAACCCCGATCCGATCACGGTCCGCGCCGCCACCAGCGCGACGATCGCCAGCATCAGCACCGTCCCGGCCCACGGGTGACGCGACAGGAGCGACCCGCTGACGGGCAGCTCGTCCTCGTCGTCGTCGCGCGCCTCGACCGCGGCGCGGCGCCCGGTCATCTCGGGGGCTGGGCCGACCAGGGTGTTGATGAGCTCGCCGACCGCGTCCAGCCCGTGCCGGTACGGGATCAGGGGCGACGGCAGCAGCCTCTCGCGGACCGACTTCTGGTCCACGCGCGACGCCGCCGCGCGGCGGCGTCGCGCCCGGAACATCGCTCCGGGCCGAAGGTAGACCGCGAGCGTGCCGGCCAGCTCGTCGGCGGCCTCGCGAGGCGCCTTCGCGACGAGCAGCGCGAGGGTGCGGAGCACGGAGCCGAGCAGGAGCCGGACCGACTGCCACAGGAATCCGGGGCGGCTCGCGTTGGCGAGCAGCGTGTAGACGGCCGCCCGGCGCAGGTCACGGCGCGGGCGGCGCGCGATCGACCCGACGCGTACGGCGGTCGCGGACGCCTCGACGTGGAAGGCCACCGCCGCAGGCACGACCCGGACCCGGTAGCCACGGCGTGCGGCCCGCCAGCCGAGGTCGATGTCGTCGAAGAAGAGCGGGAGCTGCGGGTCGAAGCCGCCGAGGTCGTCCAGCACGCGGCGGCGTACGAGCATCCCTGCTGTGCTGACCGCGAGCACGTCGTGGGGGCGGTCGTGCTGGCCCTGGTCGGGCTCACCGCGCTCCAGCCCGGTCTCGCGCGCTCCCGTGCCGGTCACCGTCACCCCGACCTCGAGCAGCCGCTTCAGCGACGGCCACTCGCGCAGCTTCGGGCCGACGATGCCGATGTCCTCGGACTGCGTCGCCTGGTCGAGCAGGTGGGCGAGGGCGTCCGGACCGGGCGACGAGTCGTCGTGGAGCAGCCACACCCACTCGGTCTGCTGGGCACCGTCGAGCGCCACGCGGACCGCGTCGCCGAAGCCGGTGCCTGCCGGCGCCGTACGGATGGACGCCGGGTGGAGGTAGCGGCCGAGGATCTCGCGCGTCTCGTCAGTGGACGCCACGTCGACGGCGACGACCGCGTTCGGCAGGTGGGGCAGGGACGCCAGCGCGTCGAGAACCTGGGGAAGCCAGCGAGCGCCGTTGCGGCACACGATCACGGCGGTGACGCCAGGGGGCGAGGAGATCCACTCGCGGGAAGGGACCAAGCCCTCGTCGACGCCTTCGAACATAGGTTGGCGAGTCTAGCCGTGCCGATCCAGGGGCTTCCGCGGGGTACGCGCCGCATGCACGCACCCCCGCAGCGACGGGCCGATCGGCACCGTCGGCCCGTCGACGAGCGACTGCCGCCCGCCGTCAGGACCGCGCTCTAGATCGCGCGCTTCTTGAGCTTTCGTCGCTCGCGCTCGGACAGACCGCCCCAGATCCCGAACCGTTCGTCGTTCTCGAGCGCGTACTCCAGGCACTCGCCGCGCACGTCGCAGGTCAGGCAGACCCGCTTCGCCTCACGTGTCGAGCCGCCCTTCTCCGGGAAGAATGCCTCCGGGTCGGTCTGCGCGCACAAGGCGCGGTCCTGCCAACCCATCTCCTCGGCGTCTGCTTGGAAGATGTCTTCCATCAGTCTCGCCTCCTACCCCTCGTGATTCCCCGTGGCCAGCGCCGCCCGTGCCCTGGTGCTGGCTCGCGACCCCTCGCGAGCCGGTGACCCGGGAGCTGGAGAGCCCCTGAATCGTGCACCTGGGAAGTCCAAGAGGACGACACTAGTGAAATTACATGCCTGTCAATACCCATCCGTCAAGCCGAGTGGTGCTAATGCGAAGGCCCGTACCTGTGGTACGGGCCTTCGAGAGTGATGGAGATCGCGTCAGGAAGGGCTTCCCGGCGACCACCAGGACGTGGTCCGTGAGCCGTCGTCGCCACGGTCGTCGTCGTTGTCGGCGGCCGGGCGCTCGCCCGACTCCGAACCCGTCGACGCGTCGGCCGCGTTCGGGTCGGTGGTGTCGAACGTGGGCTCCGTCGCCGGCGGGTCGAAGGTCGCGTTGCCGAAGCGGGCGTACGGCTGCTCTGCCTCGGGCTCGGTCGCTCCCCAGCCGCTCGACGGTGCCGGGCTGCCCCACCCCTGCGACGGCTGCTCGGTGCCGTACGGCTGCTGCGCCGGCTGCTGGGTCGGCTGCGACCAGGAAGAGCCGTACTCGGTCGCCGGCTGCCACGCGGGCTGCTCGGTGGCCTCCTGGGCCCACGTGTTCTGGGCCGGCTGGGCGGGCTGCGACCAGCTGTTGTCCTGACCCCATGCGGAGTCCTGCGGCGCGCCCCACGTGGGCTGCTGCTCCTGCTGGGGCGCACCCCAGCCGGGCTGCTGGTCCTGCGCCTGCTGCTGGCCCCACGGGTCCGGCTGCTGCTCGGCCGGGGGCGTCCAGACCGCCGTCGACTGCTCGGCC
Above is a genomic segment from Mumia sp. Pv4-285 containing:
- a CDS encoding WhiB family transcriptional regulator, which gives rise to MEDIFQADAEEMGWQDRALCAQTDPEAFFPEKGGSTREAKRVCLTCDVRGECLEYALENDERFGIWGGLSERERRKLKKRAI
- a CDS encoding glycosyltransferase translates to MFEGVDEGLVPSREWISSPPGVTAVIVCRNGARWLPQVLDALASLPHLPNAVVAVDVASTDETREILGRYLHPASIRTAPAGTGFGDAVRVALDGAQQTEWVWLLHDDSSPGPDALAHLLDQATQSEDIGIVGPKLREWPSLKRLLEVGVTVTGTGARETGLERGEPDQGQHDRPHDVLAVSTAGMLVRRRVLDDLGGFDPQLPLFFDDIDLGWRAARRGYRVRVVPAAVAFHVEASATAVRVGSIARRPRRDLRRAAVYTLLANASRPGFLWQSVRLLLGSVLRTLALLVAKAPREAADELAGTLAVYLRPGAMFRARRRRAAASRVDQKSVRERLLPSPLIPYRHGLDAVGELINTLVGPAPEMTGRRAAVEARDDDEDELPVSGSLLSRHPWAGTVLMLAIVALVAARTVIGSGFLAGGALLPAPDSAGAWWSLFTSGSHDVSIGSDVAAPGYVVPLALLGTLFGGNADLAVSVVLLAGSVLAALTAHRLARRLFASPWIALWWGATYGILVATSGAVAQGRIGSVVALAAAPAIVNSAYLLTTRPRVTDGLRLGLWLTLATAFAPLTYVLTAAPLLLAGGVLLRRRGWPSIATALLVPWALLGSWMWTRALNPGAWWWEAGRADAGVGDLDPPTWQLALGHAGGPGAATYATGALVLLGLLALMRTDRRAGVLVAWAAGLWGLAWASLGAGARFTDGISSGPAWVGVPATLWVAALAAAAGMAADGLTERWAERPLRRRAYAIGVVVAIAGPLLATGWWVVRSVDDPLERGPITEVPAYLADRAADGSSTLVLTGSREEGVFQQVVAGDGTRLGDEAVMPPPEAFRDLDTDVRRLLTNPSTGVLERIGQYGIQAIYVPAPADPALVDALEIVPGLKPSGSPEGSRVWTFTTESGRVDAPDSAIRPILAYVQLGLLVVVTIAAAPGRAREVR